The following DNA comes from Gemmatimonadaceae bacterium.
CTGCTGCTCACGGTGTCGGCGCGCCTGCTGCACGGGTTCCACTACGGATTCCTGGCGCAGTTCCACGCGGTCACGGTCATCTTCACGCTGCTCTATCTGCCATTCGGCAAGTTCTTTCACATCTTTCAGCGGCCTGCCCAATTGAGCCTCGACTTCTATAGAAAGGCCGGCGCCGAGCGAGGACCGGCCTCGTGCGCCCGCTGCGGGGAACCGTTCGCCACGCAGCTCCACATCGACGATCTCAAGCAGGTCGAGGCGGCGCTCGGCATCGACTACGACATGGGCGCTGGCGTGCACTACCAGGACGTGTGCCCCGCGTGTCGTCGCAAGGGTCTGGCGCTCACGCAGGATCACCTCATCCGCGGCGCCAGGCACGAGCAGGCAGGCTAGACCTCATGGCGAAGCTCCCCGCCTCCATCGAGCACCTGGTGCACCAGTTCGGGCCGCACCGCAACGATGTGCCGCCGGGCGGCTGGACGGCGACCGCCACGCCGGACCGGCTGGTGAAGACGCATTGCTGTTTCTGCGGTCAGCAGTGCGGGTTGCAGCTCAAGGTTCGCGACAACCGGGTGATCGGATTCGAACCGTGGGAGGAGTTTCCGTTCAACAGGGGCAAGCTGTGCCCCAAGGGCGTCAAGCGATACCTCCAGAACGAACACCCGGACCGCCTCCTGCAACCGCTGGAGCGCTCCGAGGGGCAGGGCTTCCGTGAGAGTTCGTGGGACGCTGTCCTCGACCGCACGGCGTCCGAAATCCGCCGCGTCCAGGAGGCCTACGGCAAGGACGCGTTCGCCATCCTGTCGGGCTCGTCGATGACGAACGAGCGCGCGTATCTGATGGGGAAGTTTGCGCGCGTGGCGGTGCAAACGGCGAACATCGACTACAACGGCCGCCTGTGCATGGTGTCGGCTGCCGCGGCCTCCAAGAAGATCCTCGGCATCGATCGCAGCGCCAACCCGTGGAGCGACATCCGCGAGGCCAAGGCGATCCTCGTCGCCGGCTCCAACATCGGTGAGTGCTCGCCGATCACCACCGAGTACCTGTGGGACGCGCGCGAGCGCGGTGCGAAGATCATCCTGCTCGACCCGCGCATGACGCCGGTGGCGCGCTCGGTGGACCTGTACATCCCGGTGCGACCGGGTGGCGATATCGGCGTCTTCAACGGCATGCTGCACGTGATGATCGAACGTGGGTGGATCGACCACGAGTTCATCGCGGCGCACACCACGGGTTGGGACGCCCTCGCCGAGTCGCTCGCGAAGTACACGCCGGAGTACGCAGCACGGATTGCGGGGGTGCCGGCGTCGCTCATCGTGAAGGCCGCCGAGATCTGGGGGCCGGCGCCAACGAGCTTTCTCATGCACGCGCGCGGCATCGAGCACCATTCCAAGGGTGTCGAGAACTGCATGGCGGCGATCAACCTCGTCGTCGCCACCGGGCGTATCGGGCGCGAAGGGTGCGGATACGCCATGATCACGGGCCAGGGCAACGGCCAGGGCGGTCGCGAACAAGGGCAGAAGTCTGACCAGCTGCCTGGCGCACGCGACATCGAGAACCCGGAGCACCGGCGCCACATCGCCGGCATCTGGGGCGTGAGCGAAGCGTCCATTCCGCGCAAGGGACTCTCCTACATCGAGATCCTCGAGGCTGCACACGCCGGGAAGATTCGCGGGCTGCTGCTGCTCTGCACGAACCCGATGGTGTCCGCGCCGGACCGCAACTTCATGCGCGAGGCGTTCGAGCGGCTCGAGTTCTTTGCGGTCGCGGACTTCTTCATGTCCGAGACCGCCCGCTATGCCGATGTCGTGCTGCCATGCGCCCTCATGGAAGAGGACGAGGGCACGACGACCAGCGTCGAAGGACGCGTGATCCATCACCGGCAAGCGGTCGATCCGCCGGCCAATGCCCGGCAGGACTGGAAGATCGTGAGCGGCCTGGCCAGTCGTCTGGGCGCCGCAGACAAGTTCGCGCACCAGTCAGCGCGCGAGATCTTTGACGAACTGCGCGTCGCCTCACGAGGCGGGGTCGCCGACTACTACGGCATTACCTGGGAGCGAATCGACGAACAGTTCGGCGTGTTCTGGCCGTGCCCCTCGGCCGACCATCCGGGGACACCGCGTCTCTACGAAGGGGGGCGCTTTGGGCATGCCGACGGCAAGGCGCACCTTCAGGTCGTCGAGTGGCGGCCACAGCGCGAGGAACCGGACGCCGAGTATCCCGTGATCCTCACCACGGGACGCGTGGTGTCGCATTTCCTGTCGGGGACGCAGACACGCCGCATCGGTCCGCTCGTCGATCAGTGCCCGCAGCCGTTCTGCGAGATGCATCCGCG
Coding sequences within:
- a CDS encoding molybdopterin oxidoreductase family protein, which translates into the protein MAKLPASIEHLVHQFGPHRNDVPPGGWTATATPDRLVKTHCCFCGQQCGLQLKVRDNRVIGFEPWEEFPFNRGKLCPKGVKRYLQNEHPDRLLQPLERSEGQGFRESSWDAVLDRTASEIRRVQEAYGKDAFAILSGSSMTNERAYLMGKFARVAVQTANIDYNGRLCMVSAAAASKKILGIDRSANPWSDIREAKAILVAGSNIGECSPITTEYLWDARERGAKIILLDPRMTPVARSVDLYIPVRPGGDIGVFNGMLHVMIERGWIDHEFIAAHTTGWDALAESLAKYTPEYAARIAGVPASLIVKAAEIWGPAPTSFLMHARGIEHHSKGVENCMAAINLVVATGRIGREGCGYAMITGQGNGQGGREQGQKSDQLPGARDIENPEHRRHIAGIWGVSEASIPRKGLSYIEILEAAHAGKIRGLLLLCTNPMVSAPDRNFMREAFERLEFFAVADFFMSETARYADVVLPCALMEEDEGTTTSVEGRVIHHRQAVDPPANARQDWKIVSGLASRLGAADKFAHQSAREIFDELRVASRGGVADYYGITWERIDEQFGVFWPCPSADHPGTPRLYEGGRFGHADGKAHLQVVEWRPQREEPDAEYPVILTTGRVVSHFLSGTQTRRIGPLVDQCPQPFCEMHPRLAETLGVKDGDIVRVESRRGSLVVRASVVHTIRPDTVFVPYHWPLDRAANACTVRALDPVSRIPEYKVCAARVKKLDAADDATHALTPEAGGLR